The following are from one region of the Nicotiana tabacum cultivar K326 chromosome 3, ASM71507v2, whole genome shotgun sequence genome:
- the LOC107762824 gene encoding uncharacterized protein LOC107762824 translates to MSASQGTGTMHKNSIVLEKEYIRTDIPLPPSIDQVKQYTQKVEASSIGKGREQTPRSLCSSLGISKSTRSNFTMPCNQEMRTMNKNSLVLEKEHMQTNISLPPSTDQLMQHSQATETVVGSSYNSGKVRKVRGRNKCKEVASLEVGQKLKVTFYNNRIDGTNSKLFSRHLGRIVRDRNMCPLGLLSWSDIKEEKLNHMWAAIEDKF, encoded by the exons ATGTCTGCTAGTCAAGGAACGGGAACGATGCATAAAAACTCCATTGTTCTTGAGAAAGAGTATATACGAACTGATATTCCATTGCCTCCATCTATTGATCAAGTTAAGCAATACACCCAAAAAGTTGAAGCAA GTTCTATAGGGAAGGGACGGGAGCAAACTCCTAGATCTTTGTGCTCATCTTTGGGGATTTCTAAAAGCACAAGATCGAATTTTACCATGCCTTGTAACCAAGAAATGCGAACAATGAATAAAAACTCCTTGGTTCTTGAGAAAGAGCATATGCAAACCAATATTTCATTGCCTCCATCTACTGATCAACTTATGCAACACTCCCAAGCAACTGAAACAG TCGTAGGTTCTTCATATAATTCTGGAAAGGTAAGAAAAGTTCGAGGGAGGAACAAGTGCAAAGAAGTTGCATCACTTGAAGTCGGACAAAAGCTGAAAGTAACCTTTTACAATAATCGAATAGATGGAACAAATAGCAAACTGTTTTCGAGGCACTTGGGAAGAATCGTTCGTGACCGTAAtatgtgtccgttgggattattaTCGTGGAGTGATATTAAGGAAGAAAAGCTGAATCACATGTGGGCAGCTATTGAG GATAAATTTTAG